In the genome of Sebastes fasciatus isolate fSebFas1 chromosome 23, fSebFas1.pri, whole genome shotgun sequence, the window TTCCCCTCGTTCGTTTTCTCAACCCTATCTTTACACATCTGTCATCTTGTTTTGTTGGTCACTACCCGTCCTTTGCTGTCTTTCTCTTAATTGGTCTGCTGGCTTGAAATACGTAGTGTCTCAActtattttgctgtgtcatTGTCATCGTGCTGCAACTATATTACCCACATCATTTTATTATCAGTGTGTATATGGAGCATCATATTTCTCAGTGAACAGTGGAGCCGTTGAATTGAAACCTCCAAAGTGCATTCATTGTGGTGTTTGCCGTTAaacatgggggaaaaaaaaaacgagaacAGAGATGTATATCTCACTTCCCCTTCTGTTTCTTTGTGTCTTCCTGTTACAGAGGAGCAACACTCTCACCTCTACATTATAAACGACTGAAGGtcacaaacaaattaaaaggGAATAAAAGTACACACGCTGATGTTAAGTGCAATAAATACTTCTGCTCTGGTGACTCAAAGTGACAAGGCCTGAGCTGACGCCCCCTACTGGCTCCTCCTAGCAGAGGCGAATAATATGTGTCTCCAATTCAATTAGTGCGGCAAATCCTTGATTCTTGATTTACGACGTCTCAAAGAACGAGTCGCTCTGTGTGGAAAAAGCTGCGAGTGAACACGAGCGTTTAATCTCTTTTGCTATATAATTTGACACGGACTTGAATCAAGAGGCTGCATGTTGAGGATTAATGGAGCTCTGGAGCTGAATGGAGCGAACTGCCAGTCAGTCTAGACTcattgatttctttttcttcctccagCTCTGAGCTGCCTCGCCCGCTGTTTTGACTTGATTTAATTCTGTGCAGTTCAGTTgcatttaatttgatttgtaCTTCCCATTGAATGGTAATTTAGTTTAGCATTTTGGGAGCACTAAAAGGCATAATGCTTGCTGAAAGACTAAGCCACTGCTCTTGTTTCATTCACAGATACCATGGACAAAGTTGAAGACTCACCCAATCTCTCTGGTAAGCTCTACACCCATTGGTCACACAATCAAAACAGATCATAGAGACGTTTTTCTTTCCACATTTACTGTCATTGAATCTTCAATAATTCCAAATATAATATgtgttttacaatgtaattaaCCACCTGTACTCCTGCGTGATTTACTTATCGTCCATCACATGTTAAATGTCGTAGTTCATCACAAGGTGAAGAGCAGGAAGCCGCTGAAGGTGTTGTAGTAATTTCCGTCATCGTAGAGCACTCTGTTCGCGTAGATCTTCACAAACACGCTGTCCCCGGCCTCCAGCTGCACCACCGCTGCGTTGGTCGCGCTGTCGTGGCCTACGTCGCCCACCGTGTCCCAGGTGGACACCATCTTCTGGCTGTTCATCATCAGGGACACCACCGAGTTGGGCTGTCCCGAGTTGTTGTTGTACATGGTGTAGCTGAAGTAGTACATACCCCGCACCATGGCCGTGAAGATGCCGGTGGCGGGGTTGTAGCCGCTGCCGATGTTGGAGAGGATTCTTTGATACTGAAGCGGCGTGTCGTGTTCAAACGGGCCCGCCGAGGTTCCCAAAGCGGCGGTGAAAGCCATCCTCGACGCGCTCGCGGACTTGACGCCTACGAGCGCCTTCAGCTGCTCGTCCTGAGCCTGGTTGATCTTCCGCAGCTCCTCGATTTGGCTTTTGCACGTCTGCAAGCTGGCTTCGACGGTGGCCGTTTTCTGCATCATTGCACCGAGGTTTCGCTCGAGCGTGCTCTGCGTTTGCGTCATGGCTGCCAGCTTCTCCCCCATGGCTGCCACCTCGCTGAGCAGGGCGCAGGTGTCAGGTTGGCAGACCGCCATGCTGGTCCCAGTCCCCAGGTGGCTGTAATTCCCAGCGCACAGGCTGCTGGAAACCGTCAGCAACAGGAGGAACACACGCTCCATTTTCTCGTCTGCACAAAACCCTGAATGTTGCATGTGGTTCTCAGTCCTCATATATATACTCCAGCATCTGGTGTTTcgcaacatattttttatttattatataagaTATTACAACAAACCTATCAGGGGAACACAAAACCATCGCAACTATTCATTACACATTTAGCATGATTATCAGGAGAACATAATACAAGGCCATTATATTAAACGGTAGCACAATAGCACGTTGTTGATTCTGCTGTTAGTCACTACACTGTAGAACACAATGTTATCACAGCACCAACAATAGCCAGGAAATATTATATAACGGTGTGAAAAGGGAGAGCGGCTACTGCCTGAAGGTGGTACGTACAGAGATGAAAGGCTTGTTGTGTCGAGAGTTTTATTAATTTGAGAATAGCCGC includes:
- the LOC141761667 gene encoding complement C1q-like protein 2 encodes the protein MAVCQPDTCALLSEVAAMGEKLAAMTQTQSTLERNLGAMMQKTATVEASLQTCKSQIEELRKINQAQDEQLKALVGVKSASASRMAFTAALGTSAGPFEHDTPLQYQRILSNIGSGYNPATGIFTAMVRGMYYFSYTMYNNNSGQPNSVVSLMMNSQKMVSTWDTVGDVGHDSATNAAVVQLEAGDSVFVKIYANRVLYDDGNYYNTFSGFLLFTL